The Cohnella abietis genome has a segment encoding these proteins:
- a CDS encoding phage tail tube protein, which yields MKDPNRIINGTYGQVWVDDELWAEVDSFEAKVNISYEDVNFAGSGATHKKPIGWTGEGSMTFKKIYSRVQRAMADKVRKGIYPRFKFVAKVADPNAFGAERVALHDVTLNEFNLLKFEQKTLGSETIPFAFSDYEMIDKIA from the coding sequence TTGAAAGATCCGAATCGAATTATTAACGGAACATACGGACAGGTCTGGGTGGATGATGAGCTTTGGGCAGAAGTGGATAGCTTCGAGGCGAAGGTTAATATCTCCTATGAAGATGTTAACTTTGCAGGCTCCGGCGCCACCCACAAGAAGCCAATTGGATGGACAGGCGAGGGCAGTATGACATTCAAGAAGATCTATTCCCGTGTTCAGCGCGCCATGGCAGATAAGGTTCGGAAGGGGATTTATCCGCGCTTTAAGTTTGTTGCGAAAGTGGCTGACCCTAACGCATTCGGAGCTGAACGTGTGGCCCTACACGATGTAACACTTAACGAATTCAATTTGTTAAAGTTTGAGCAAAAAACGCTCGGAAGCGAGACGATTCCATTTGCCTTTAGCGATTACGAAATGATTGATAAGATCGCATAA
- a CDS encoding phage tail tape measure protein, with product MGARDISKTLVLKDGTTSTLNKVGAGTVRYKKQLQDLKKQGEATWSSLRNGIAGAATAIAGYLSVRSLISYANSSAAAAKTQLEAEAKLSVIMRQRMGATNDVITSVKDLADAQEKLGVVSADAQISGAQELSTYLEKSDTLKTLIPTMNDLVAQQYGVAASSEQVTGMASMLGKVMDGQVGALSRYGFTFSKAEEKILKFGKESERAALLTRIVKDSIGNMNAELGKTDDGKLKQTSDALGGLQVTLGKTVIYLKKQFAGVISEYLPGIQAGVQGVADSIRSWADNGGINRIAEGVKSVWEWITTAWDVAVGMYNFVSNNWSLIGPIVYGIVGAFAAYKLGLIGMRVWTMATTAATFIATTAQLGLNAAIRANPLGFIITLIGLAIAAGTLLVQNWETVKLALMNTWNVVVGAAEWGVNQYLKFANFMIRVYKFAWDSIKFAGISIWNGILSAGEAGVNGFIRLVEWMVQKALDGVNGMIRNINSMSSWLGLGDMMGELTFGGLGRVDFSGAKGEAEAPKWDNNYNAISDVDFSGAKFSGDSIAKQSQKAQDERNKKKKKSEETLANALDQNTAAIAGNTKSTDDNTGETKKNTAKLNGNQSAMDIADGLLGRIERHMYAT from the coding sequence GTGGGCGCAAGAGATATATCCAAGACACTTGTCCTTAAAGATGGAACAACATCTACTTTAAATAAGGTTGGGGCCGGGACAGTCCGCTATAAAAAGCAACTACAAGACCTTAAAAAGCAAGGCGAAGCCACATGGTCGAGTCTGCGCAACGGCATCGCTGGAGCCGCTACTGCTATCGCCGGTTATTTGAGTGTTCGATCACTGATATCGTATGCTAACTCATCTGCAGCAGCTGCTAAGACACAACTAGAAGCGGAAGCAAAGTTGTCTGTCATTATGCGTCAACGGATGGGAGCGACTAACGATGTGATTACATCTGTTAAAGATTTGGCGGACGCACAAGAGAAGCTAGGTGTTGTATCTGCGGACGCTCAAATATCAGGCGCGCAGGAGCTGTCTACCTATCTCGAAAAGTCAGACACACTTAAGACACTCATACCAACAATGAATGATCTCGTCGCTCAACAATACGGAGTTGCAGCTTCATCCGAACAAGTGACAGGCATGGCATCGATGCTGGGTAAGGTTATGGATGGACAAGTTGGAGCGCTATCTCGGTATGGCTTCACCTTTAGTAAAGCCGAGGAAAAGATACTCAAGTTTGGCAAGGAGTCTGAGCGAGCGGCGTTGCTGACGAGGATCGTTAAGGACAGCATCGGAAACATGAATGCAGAGCTCGGAAAAACGGATGATGGAAAGCTTAAGCAAACTAGCGATGCGCTGGGTGGCCTGCAAGTAACTCTCGGAAAAACAGTCATCTATCTTAAAAAGCAGTTTGCCGGAGTAATCTCGGAGTATCTTCCAGGCATCCAAGCAGGTGTGCAGGGTGTAGCGGATAGCATTCGTTCGTGGGCTGACAATGGCGGTATTAATCGTATAGCCGAAGGAGTAAAGTCCGTCTGGGAATGGATCACAACAGCGTGGGACGTTGCGGTCGGTATGTATAATTTTGTTTCGAACAACTGGTCGTTAATCGGCCCAATCGTCTACGGGATTGTCGGTGCGTTTGCTGCCTACAAGTTGGGGCTTATCGGCATGCGCGTATGGACGATGGCTACAACAGCAGCTACGTTTATTGCGACTACAGCTCAACTTGGTCTTAATGCAGCCATTAGAGCCAATCCACTCGGTTTTATTATTACCTTAATTGGACTTGCGATAGCTGCCGGCACATTATTGGTTCAAAATTGGGAAACCGTCAAACTGGCCTTAATGAACACTTGGAATGTCGTTGTCGGTGCTGCTGAATGGGGTGTAAATCAGTACCTTAAATTTGCAAACTTCATGATCCGCGTTTATAAGTTTGCGTGGGACAGCATTAAGTTCGCGGGGATAAGTATCTGGAACGGCATTTTGTCGGCTGGTGAGGCTGGAGTCAATGGTTTTATCCGGCTCGTGGAATGGATGGTCCAGAAGGCACTCGATGGTGTAAACGGCATGATCCGAAACATAAACAGTATGTCGTCTTGGCTCGGACTAGGTGACATGATGGGCGAGCTGACCTTTGGCGGTCTTGGTAGAGTTGATTTTTCTGGCGCCAAGGGAGAAGCGGAGGCCCCGAAATGGGACAACAACTATAATGCCATATCGGACGTTGATTTCAGCGGTGCAAAGTTCAGCGGCGATTCGATTGCTAAACAGTCTCAAAAAGCCCAGGACGAGCGCAACAAGAAAAAGAAAAAAAGCGAAGAAACTTTAGCGAATGCTCTCGATCAGAATACCGCTGCGATAGCGGGTAATACGAAATCGACGGATGACAATACCGGAGAGACGAAGAAGAACACAGCTAAGTTAAATGGTAATCAAAGCGCGATGGATATTGCTGATGGTCTGCTCGGGCGGATCGAGCGGCATATGTATGCGACATAA
- a CDS encoding DUF2577 family protein has translation MDNIDKLAQKLAEMFKANQNRPSTAPRVGDVVETTPLKIQWGDQILLTEDKLLLPRGLVLEIGDQVVIQPDEFFKDFYVLHVLA, from the coding sequence ATGGATAATATAGATAAGCTAGCGCAAAAGCTAGCGGAAATGTTCAAGGCAAACCAGAATCGACCAAGTACAGCGCCTAGGGTCGGTGATGTCGTGGAGACAACCCCGCTTAAAATACAGTGGGGCGATCAAATCTTGTTGACCGAGGATAAACTTCTTTTGCCTCGGGGGTTGGTGCTGGAAATAGGCGATCAAGTTGTAATCCAGCCAGATGAGTTTTTTAAGGATTTTTATGTACTACATGTGCTGGCATAA
- a CDS encoding HK97 gp10 family phage protein, with the protein MADFDIDTRELDLFSEELEDLQRLFPKESRKLMQRSGNKARSVVVDKAKQIVKKKTGNYLKSIKRGKVWVSEDGTKVRVYSAAPHAHLIEKGHRIVDKDGTEHGFVAGVHVFDKAEREIESQWGTILEQEFNRIMSKL; encoded by the coding sequence ATGGCGGACTTTGACATTGATACTCGTGAGTTAGATCTGTTCAGTGAAGAATTGGAAGATCTCCAGCGTCTATTTCCCAAAGAGTCCCGGAAGCTTATGCAGCGCAGCGGGAACAAGGCGCGATCGGTAGTCGTTGATAAAGCGAAGCAGATCGTCAAGAAGAAAACGGGTAACTACCTCAAGTCGATAAAACGAGGCAAGGTGTGGGTGTCCGAGGACGGCACAAAGGTCCGGGTGTACTCTGCTGCCCCTCATGCTCATCTAATCGAAAAGGGGCATAGGATCGTTGACAAGGACGGGACTGAGCACGGATTTGTAGCAGGCGTCCACGTCTTCGACAAAGCGGAGCGGGAAATCGAAAGCCAGTGGGGAACCATCTTGGAACAAGAATTCAACCGCATTATGAGTAAATTATGA
- a CDS encoding phage head closure protein, with protein sequence MLWNDEVDLIHVTHSNDSTVVVSETVKTVFANKKSVTRSEFYQGVANNLKPVAVFEVNSFEYEDEQKLRHEGSDYMIIRSYQITQDLLELTCQAYSDVETNLARLRDMVEVWHNTFKDNSMGEKSPFAELLYTLPAQIEYKGGGASELDGVIETTNTATITIQYREGVSSNMWIVIDGRRYDINHIEDPYNRHETLVLYVERVTP encoded by the coding sequence GTGCTGTGGAATGACGAAGTAGATCTCATACATGTAACCCACTCCAACGACAGTACCGTTGTTGTTTCTGAGACTGTTAAAACGGTTTTTGCCAACAAGAAATCAGTAACACGCAGCGAGTTTTATCAAGGGGTAGCGAATAATCTTAAGCCTGTCGCTGTATTCGAAGTTAATAGTTTTGAATACGAAGATGAACAAAAACTACGGCATGAAGGCTCGGACTATATGATCATCCGATCGTATCAGATCACACAAGACCTTCTAGAACTCACGTGCCAAGCCTATAGCGACGTGGAAACAAACCTTGCCCGTTTACGGGATATGGTCGAAGTTTGGCATAACACATTCAAAGATAACAGCATGGGCGAAAAATCGCCGTTTGCTGAACTTCTCTACACCTTGCCAGCCCAAATCGAGTACAAGGGAGGCGGCGCATCCGAATTGGACGGCGTAATCGAGACGACGAACACCGCAACGATTACCATCCAATATCGCGAAGGCGTCTCTTCAAACATGTGGATCGTGATAGATGGGCGGCGCTACGATATTAACCACATCGAAGATCCCTATAATCGACACGAGACGCTTGTTCTGTATGTGGAGAGGGTGACGCCGTGA
- a CDS encoding Rho termination factor N-terminal domain-containing protein → MPNLDAMTKAELLQFADDHGITGVVSSMLKADVIAAIKEAKGWT, encoded by the coding sequence ATGCCTAATCTGGATGCCATGACCAAAGCAGAACTGTTACAGTTTGCGGATGATCATGGTATTACAGGCGTGGTATCTAGCATGCTGAAAGCTGATGTTATCGCCGCCATTAAGGAGGCGAAGGGGTGGACATAG
- a CDS encoding HK97 family phage prohead protease, whose protein sequence is MTISRDLQQKRSLKTELKTRSEPEGNDLFIEGYFAVFNRETELWPGAHEELAPESFNTTLTNDIRALINHDTMFVLGRNKSGTLELKVDEHGLWGRVRINSKDSDAMNLYERVRRGDVDQCSFGFNIVREETEWREDGTVKWMIREIDLHEVSVVTYPQYEETGVQARKADVAQHRSRQLLQRKQNVKARLKK, encoded by the coding sequence ATGACGATTAGTAGAGATCTGCAGCAAAAGCGTAGTTTGAAGACGGAACTGAAGACGCGATCCGAGCCTGAAGGCAACGATTTATTTATTGAAGGTTATTTCGCAGTTTTCAACCGTGAAACCGAATTGTGGCCAGGAGCGCATGAAGAACTTGCTCCAGAATCATTTAACACTACATTGACCAATGACATTAGGGCGTTGATCAATCACGACACCATGTTTGTGTTAGGTCGCAATAAATCAGGCACGTTGGAGCTAAAAGTAGACGAGCACGGTCTTTGGGGGAGGGTGCGCATCAACTCCAAGGATAGCGACGCCATGAACCTGTACGAGCGCGTGAGGCGGGGGGACGTGGATCAATGTTCGTTCGGATTCAACATTGTTCGCGAAGAAACAGAATGGCGGGAAGATGGAACCGTCAAATGGATGATTCGCGAAATTGATTTGCACGAAGTGTCGGTTGTTACTTATCCCCAGTATGAAGAAACAGGTGTCCAAGCGCGTAAGGCTGACGTGGCACAGCATCGTTCCCGTCAGCTCCTTCAGCGCAAACAAAATGTGAAAGCGAGGTTGAAAAAATAA
- a CDS encoding baseplate J/gp47 family protein, which translates to MSSVILSQMLAAIPETYDKRPGSFIYDSLAPVADQLAQTDTRLESVASELSIEHLSGPELAQRVRERTGIELKAATRAVGTVLLTGTGEIHPGDLFETAGGVQFRATEAKAITLSGYASIEAVVSGTSGNVAAETIILFPVTLAGFTAVINPQSTHGGFEQESDADLLMRYYERIRTPSTSGNKAHYLNWSKEVPGVGDARVIPLWSGPNTVKVIIIDANRQPAFPQLVTDVQNHIDPGGTGLGDGVAPIGAHTTVVSAAPVAINVSVKIVPDVGYDDAHIIDSLIKHLSSIAFVEDIVSYARAGAAILASPGVADYSNLLINGGSINVPIAYSQVAVLGAVVIDVH; encoded by the coding sequence ATGAGTAGTGTGATTTTGTCGCAAATGCTCGCAGCCATACCGGAAACTTACGACAAACGTCCGGGCAGTTTTATTTATGATTCACTGGCTCCAGTAGCAGATCAATTAGCGCAGACTGACACACGCCTGGAAAGTGTAGCATCCGAGCTATCGATCGAACATTTAAGTGGCCCGGAGCTAGCGCAACGCGTTCGTGAGAGGACGGGGATTGAACTCAAGGCAGCGACGAGAGCAGTTGGCACAGTGTTGTTAACTGGCACGGGCGAGATTCATCCCGGCGACTTGTTTGAGACAGCTGGAGGGGTGCAGTTCAGAGCAACAGAGGCAAAGGCGATTACTCTATCCGGATACGCGTCAATCGAAGCTGTAGTATCCGGAACGAGTGGTAACGTAGCGGCTGAAACCATCATTCTTTTCCCCGTGACACTGGCCGGATTTACTGCCGTGATCAACCCGCAATCAACACACGGGGGTTTTGAACAGGAATCCGACGCAGACTTGCTTATGCGATACTACGAGCGCATTCGGACGCCATCTACGAGTGGCAACAAAGCTCACTATCTCAATTGGTCAAAGGAGGTTCCGGGGGTCGGTGACGCAAGGGTCATTCCCCTATGGAGCGGCCCTAATACGGTTAAGGTCATTATCATCGACGCCAATCGCCAACCGGCTTTCCCGCAGCTTGTCACTGATGTGCAAAACCACATCGACCCCGGAGGCACAGGGCTTGGAGACGGGGTGGCTCCGATCGGCGCACACACAACGGTTGTTAGCGCTGCGCCGGTTGCGATCAACGTGTCAGTCAAGATCGTTCCGGACGTTGGCTATGATGATGCGCATATCATTGATAGTTTGATTAAACATCTGTCATCCATTGCATTTGTCGAGGACATCGTAAGCTATGCGCGTGCTGGAGCTGCTATCCTAGCGAGTCCCGGCGTAGCCGACTATTCCAATTTGTTGATCAACGGCGGATCAATCAATGTGCCAATTGCGTATAGCCAGGTTGCAGTTTTAGGGGCGGTGGTAATTGATGTCCATTAG
- a CDS encoding phage tail terminator family protein — protein sequence MLTRAQINKAINDRVKAEFVGIPIQSSDVQEGFERPSFYVSLETRGTETFQFNRRREFTCRIKYFPKDRYVYKEEAYDAQDRLEVMFGLNFPINDRVITIDGAETDLIDKVLHYDFDFVITELIKPDDPGQPMEELVVDGGL from the coding sequence ATGTTAACGAGAGCACAGATCAATAAGGCAATCAATGATCGGGTCAAAGCAGAGTTCGTAGGCATTCCAATTCAGAGTAGCGATGTGCAGGAGGGGTTTGAACGCCCCTCCTTTTACGTGTCGTTGGAGACGAGGGGCACGGAGACATTTCAGTTCAATCGTCGCCGTGAATTCACGTGTCGCATTAAATACTTCCCGAAGGATCGCTATGTTTACAAAGAAGAAGCATACGACGCACAGGATCGACTAGAAGTAATGTTCGGTCTGAACTTTCCTATCAATGATCGCGTGATCACGATAGACGGCGCAGAAACAGACTTGATCGACAAGGTGTTGCACTACGATTTTGATTTTGTTATCACCGAGTTAATTAAGCCTGATGATCCTGGACAACCAATGGAGGAGCTGGTCGTCGATGGCGGACTTTGA
- a CDS encoding DUF2634 domain-containing protein, whose amino-acid sequence MTVLPQITQLMFDNNEETATETVHKTFDWDFDVGDFRTRDGRIVELEGLEYLKVWIQKAIRTVRDTLIYDGEDYGSEHTSLIGRNFNKSFAQSEYERMIREALVENDAISGVENFAFGQAGSRLEISFDVRSIYGDMREAVLSDE is encoded by the coding sequence ATGACGGTGCTTCCGCAGATTACGCAGCTCATGTTTGACAACAACGAAGAGACCGCCACGGAGACCGTTCACAAAACGTTCGATTGGGACTTCGATGTAGGCGACTTTCGGACGCGTGACGGACGAATCGTCGAATTAGAGGGCCTTGAATACCTCAAGGTATGGATACAAAAGGCGATCAGAACAGTCCGGGACACATTGATCTATGATGGCGAAGACTACGGCAGTGAGCACACTTCGTTGATTGGCCGCAATTTTAACAAATCGTTTGCGCAATCCGAATACGAACGCATGATTCGCGAGGCGCTTGTCGAAAATGACGCGATTTCCGGCGTCGAAAATTTTGCGTTCGGGCAGGCGGGATCTCGATTAGAAATCTCCTTTGATGTGCGTAGCATTTACGGAGATATGAGAGAGGCGGTGCTATCCGATGAGTAG
- a CDS encoding phage tail sheath subtilisin-like domain-containing protein: protein MGLPEISISFTSLAVSAIQRSQRGIVALILQDNTGNFDSKEYKAITEVETTEWTPANLDLIQKTFLGVPSKIIVERIAIGSGETPADYAEALNRLAGKRWNYLAAPKATTTDVTKIATQIKTWRDANKKTFKAVLPNSANDHEGIINFTTGGIVVGETIYTASDYTARIAGILASLPLTRSSTYYVLPEVETITESVDPKADIDAGKLILINDGEKIKIGRGVNSLTTLSEGKTADFTKIKIIEGHDLVQDDISRTFSDNYVGKVNNSYDNQALFITAVNSYLRRLEGDVLDPAADNRATVDIEAQRLAWEDIGEDTTSWNDQKVKETTFQAKVFLGGALKFLDAVEDLQLKIAV from the coding sequence ATGGGTTTACCTGAAATATCTATCAGCTTTACAAGTCTGGCCGTATCCGCAATACAGCGGAGCCAGCGCGGCATTGTGGCGCTTATTCTCCAGGACAACACGGGGAATTTTGACAGCAAAGAGTATAAGGCGATCACCGAAGTGGAGACGACCGAATGGACGCCTGCGAATCTGGACCTGATCCAGAAAACGTTTCTGGGTGTGCCGTCTAAGATCATCGTCGAGCGGATCGCCATCGGGTCGGGGGAAACGCCAGCCGACTACGCCGAAGCGCTTAATCGTTTGGCTGGGAAGCGCTGGAACTACCTAGCTGCGCCAAAGGCAACCACAACGGACGTGACGAAGATCGCCACGCAAATTAAGACGTGGCGGGACGCGAATAAAAAAACGTTCAAGGCTGTATTGCCGAACAGCGCGAACGACCACGAAGGCATTATCAACTTCACGACGGGCGGGATTGTGGTGGGCGAAACGATCTATACCGCGTCCGATTATACAGCTCGCATCGCGGGTATCCTGGCAAGTCTGCCACTCACGCGCAGCTCGACGTATTATGTACTTCCTGAAGTGGAGACGATCACTGAAAGCGTCGATCCAAAAGCGGACATTGATGCAGGAAAGCTGATCCTGATCAACGACGGTGAAAAAATTAAGATTGGGCGCGGAGTAAACTCTTTGACCACACTTTCAGAGGGAAAGACTGCTGATTTTACCAAAATTAAGATTATTGAAGGACATGACCTCGTTCAAGATGACATCTCGCGGACATTTTCCGATAATTACGTCGGCAAAGTCAACAACAGTTATGACAATCAAGCGCTATTTATTACGGCGGTCAATTCTTATCTGCGCAGGCTGGAAGGGGATGTCCTCGATCCAGCTGCAGACAATCGAGCAACTGTAGACATCGAGGCGCAGCGTCTCGCGTGGGAAGACATCGGCGAGGATACAACCTCCTGGAATGACCAAAAGGTCAAAGAGACAACTTTTCAAGCTAAGGTATTTCTCGGCGGGGCGCTTAAATTTTTGGATGCGGTCGAGGATTTACAACTTAAAATCGCGGTTTAA
- a CDS encoding XkdQ/YqbQ family protein: MFKLILVKNDGQKSYDVTALCAAISWDDNLSLMSAMQFEIAFSDAKLIPTNPCDLGDAAILYDNEVEVYRGIIVTEGRSGRDTIKYTVYDYAWYLGKSKSVYQFNKITASQAITRILNDFGMLIGHVPQMLTPINDIFLEKSPAEIIEDIYKREERRTGKRFNVEMRSGRIYFEDMKDLVIKGTFRLADNQKLQDVMDNPLAAERTRSIESMRNVVKILVERKENKKKKKDQPDPKPPTDQTDPKSQKSQTSYDIVAITKDEPLIRKYGLLEEVYKIDAEDAAKAREVARILLKRLARIQETNSIKLIGDSSFKAGRLLDIDEPITGMSGRFMIVTAKHTVTNQIHIMDLELALPEDVK; the protein is encoded by the coding sequence ATGTTCAAACTAATCCTTGTGAAAAACGACGGTCAAAAATCGTATGACGTGACCGCATTGTGTGCAGCGATATCTTGGGACGATAACCTCTCATTGATGTCTGCAATGCAGTTTGAGATTGCCTTTTCCGACGCCAAGCTCATCCCGACAAATCCATGTGATCTAGGAGACGCTGCAATCCTTTACGATAACGAGGTCGAGGTTTACAGGGGTATCATTGTGACGGAGGGGCGATCCGGACGGGATACAATCAAATATACAGTCTATGACTACGCATGGTACCTCGGCAAAAGTAAGTCGGTCTATCAATTTAACAAGATCACAGCATCGCAGGCGATTACTCGTATCCTTAATGATTTCGGCATGCTAATCGGACATGTGCCACAGATGCTAACGCCGATCAATGATATTTTCCTAGAAAAATCCCCCGCTGAAATAATTGAGGATATTTATAAACGCGAGGAGCGCCGGACAGGCAAGCGGTTTAATGTTGAAATGCGATCCGGACGGATCTATTTTGAAGATATGAAGGATCTCGTTATAAAAGGTACATTCCGATTAGCGGATAACCAGAAGTTGCAGGACGTCATGGACAACCCCCTTGCCGCCGAACGTACCAGGTCTATAGAGTCAATGCGTAATGTTGTTAAGATTTTGGTCGAACGCAAGGAGAATAAAAAAAAGAAAAAAGACCAACCAGATCCCAAACCACCAACGGACCAAACTGACCCGAAAAGTCAAAAAAGTCAAACGAGCTACGACATCGTGGCTATCACAAAAGATGAGCCATTAATAAGGAAATACGGCTTACTGGAAGAGGTTTATAAGATCGATGCGGAGGATGCGGCTAAAGCGCGGGAGGTTGCTCGTATCCTGCTTAAACGATTGGCACGTATCCAGGAAACTAACAGCATCAAACTTATAGGTGATTCCTCTTTTAAGGCTGGTCGGTTACTCGACATCGACGAGCCGATTACGGGTATGTCCGGTCGCTTTATGATCGTAACAGCCAAACACACCGTCACCAACCAGATACACATAATGGATCTGGAGCTTGCACTTCCGGAGGATGTTAAGTGA
- a CDS encoding phage tail assembly chaperone, with product MSKIVTIQQLLEQKEQLKKKQKRKQRLFIESLDGEIVIQEPDRAIALEGVEMAQGDRADYADVHIAYHSVIDPNLRDPELQKAFGCSEPTDIVNLIFRAGEITAISGHALQLAGFGQGVRKVDETVKN from the coding sequence ATGAGTAAAATTGTTACGATCCAACAGTTGCTTGAGCAAAAGGAGCAATTGAAAAAAAAGCAGAAAAGGAAGCAACGTCTTTTTATCGAATCTCTTGACGGGGAAATCGTCATACAGGAGCCGGATCGGGCGATTGCGCTGGAAGGTGTCGAGATGGCACAGGGCGATCGCGCCGACTATGCAGACGTACACATCGCGTATCATAGCGTGATTGATCCCAACTTACGAGATCCGGAGTTGCAAAAAGCTTTTGGATGCAGTGAGCCGACGGATATCGTCAATCTCATCTTCAGGGCAGGCGAAATCACAGCGATAAGCGGCCACGCTTTACAATTGGCTGGGTTTGGTCAAGGCGTTCGGAAGGTTGACGAGACAGTAAAAAACTAA
- a CDS encoding phage major capsid protein, producing MIGKKLRGAQADLEELRKKEAGFATRTAELEAAIEEATTEEETTAVEESVTELEALKEEFEQQKTKLEEIITTLSTELEQQNSKVPNNESRSKNNEGGRGGENMPAARSKKEYFTREVEDFYSELRTRLKTRANGNVLPPGDAGADLVIPDIVVNRIRERIGDFTTLYPLVDLVRAGGRVKLILDVDTKEATWIEMRGVIKEDDDSKLTAVEFDGFKVGRIVYIDNSLLEDSIINLDDYLTKRIARSIAKALDKAILVGTGKDDKQPEGILPAIPAANKKKANTDYKELIPLLGLIDTGEDATGEIICVVHRQTYYAKLANLTLHVNSAGQDVVMLPNLAQPNFLGLRVVFNNYLPQDKVLFGVFDKYTLIEREGTRIDMSAHYKFREDQTAIRGIGRYDGKPVMPEAFVLVDISEPVSGSTVPENNGSGE from the coding sequence ATGATCGGAAAGAAATTGCGTGGGGCTCAGGCGGATTTGGAGGAGCTGCGCAAAAAGGAAGCGGGATTTGCCACGCGTACAGCTGAGCTTGAAGCAGCAATCGAAGAAGCAACTACTGAAGAAGAAACCACGGCCGTTGAAGAGAGTGTCACCGAGCTGGAGGCTTTAAAGGAAGAGTTCGAGCAGCAAAAAACGAAGCTCGAAGAAATTATTACTACGCTATCTACTGAATTGGAACAGCAGAACAGCAAGGTACCGAACAACGAATCGCGCAGCAAAAATAACGAAGGTGGAAGAGGTGGCGAAAACATGCCAGCAGCTAGATCAAAAAAGGAATACTTCACTCGCGAGGTAGAGGATTTTTATAGTGAGCTTCGCACACGGCTGAAAACAAGGGCTAACGGAAATGTATTACCTCCCGGTGATGCAGGCGCCGATTTGGTTATTCCAGATATCGTTGTAAACCGAATCCGCGAACGTATCGGAGATTTCACAACCTTGTATCCGCTTGTTGATCTTGTTCGTGCCGGTGGTCGCGTTAAGTTGATTCTTGATGTCGACACAAAAGAGGCTACGTGGATTGAAATGCGGGGTGTGATTAAGGAAGATGACGATTCGAAGCTTACTGCGGTCGAATTTGACGGCTTCAAGGTTGGGCGTATCGTTTATATCGACAACTCGCTGCTGGAAGATAGCATTATCAACCTTGATGATTACCTAACTAAACGCATTGCCAGATCCATCGCCAAGGCACTGGATAAAGCAATCTTGGTAGGAACAGGTAAAGATGACAAGCAACCAGAAGGTATCTTACCGGCTATTCCAGCAGCCAATAAAAAGAAAGCTAATACGGATTACAAAGAACTCATTCCACTATTGGGGTTGATCGATACTGGTGAGGATGCAACAGGAGAGATCATCTGCGTCGTGCACCGTCAAACGTATTATGCCAAGCTAGCCAATTTGACGTTACACGTCAATTCTGCCGGCCAAGATGTTGTGATGTTGCCGAACCTCGCGCAGCCTAATTTCTTAGGTCTTCGCGTGGTGTTCAACAACTATTTGCCGCAAGATAAAGTACTGTTTGGTGTGTTTGACAAGTACACACTTATTGAACGCGAGGGCACGCGGATTGATATGTCTGCGCATTACAAATTCCGTGAGGATCAGACGGCCATTCGTGGTATTGGACGATACGATGGAAAGCCAGTCATGCCAGAGGCATTCGTCCTTGTCGATATCTCCGAGCCCGTGAGCGGTAGCACAGTGCCTGAGAACAATGGTTCGGGGGAGTAA